One genomic window of Amphiura filiformis chromosome 3, Afil_fr2py, whole genome shotgun sequence includes the following:
- the LOC140149133 gene encoding uncharacterized protein — protein sequence MADLIQNGISSHHVHDDAILLKFQRYRERLRVLGAEGKLDELVAHYDTYAKSFGKFFEITGYVGGMTMAEAVTKAQPNKDANILDCGCGDGALGTRLQKMGYTNLSALDPSQAMIDECSKRTSIST from the exons ATGGCGGACTTGATTCAAAACGGAATATCCAGTCATCATGTTCATGACGATGCAATTTTACTGAAATTCCAGCGATATAGGGAGCGTTTAAGAGTACTTGGAGCAGAAGGAAAATTAGATGAATTGGTCGCCCACTATGATACGTACGCAAAAAGCTTTGGCAAG TTTTTCGAGATAACTGGATACGTTGGTGGCATGACAATGGCTGAAGCTGTAACTAAGGCGCAACCCAACAAGGATGCCAATATTCTAGACTGTGGATGTGGTGATGGTGCACTGGGTACACGT TTACAGAAAATGGGATATACCAATCTCTCGGCGCTAGATCCTTCCCAGGCTATGATAGACGAATGCAGCAAAAGAACATCTATATCAACTTGA